One part of the Tunicatimonas pelagia genome encodes these proteins:
- a CDS encoding biliverdin-producing heme oxygenase — protein sequence MSLHAKLKEATRPQHEATEHLLFPQQDWLSLSLDQYREFLQIQYVFHQQAEWQIDTALGPELQQTLRWPNRQKLPWIERDLLEINTITPTGFPKETIVASEEEAMGLLYVTEGAMLGGRMIKKALQKNEQIAPHVSFRFLAGYEGDTAAYWKSFLNVLANNYREPKTVITAAQRGFDLFAQSVYLIRKKMVS from the coding sequence ATGTCACTGCATGCAAAACTTAAAGAAGCCACTCGCCCGCAGCACGAAGCTACGGAGCATCTGCTTTTTCCTCAGCAGGACTGGTTAAGTCTATCACTAGATCAGTATCGGGAGTTTTTGCAGATTCAGTACGTGTTTCATCAGCAAGCTGAGTGGCAGATTGATACGGCTCTTGGCCCAGAGCTACAGCAAACTCTCCGTTGGCCCAATCGGCAAAAGCTCCCCTGGATTGAACGCGACTTGCTGGAAATCAATACTATTACTCCCACCGGGTTTCCTAAAGAAACTATTGTTGCCTCAGAAGAAGAAGCTATGGGTCTGCTATACGTAACCGAAGGAGCTATGTTGGGTGGACGGATGATTAAAAAAGCCCTACAGAAAAATGAGCAGATTGCCCCTCACGTTTCGTTTCGCTTTTTAGCCGGCTACGAAGGCGATACTGCTGCATATTGGAAGTCTTTTCTCAATGTTCTGGCTAATAATTATCGCGAACCTAAAACGGTGATTACCGCTGCTCAACGAGGCTTTGACTTATTTGCCCAAAGTGTGTATCTTATTAGAAAAAAAATGGTTAGCTAA
- a CDS encoding ATP-binding protein, translating into MRSQEIPSVPEVTLINCDEEPVHTPGSIQPHGALLVLDQESFRILQASENTFSVLGREPEDLLNQPLKALLKEEHMQLLRAELPLHENTPKNAFLKNINPLRLSIEVEGENTDFNGIMHFSDNWLILELEPLLKDSDVAFTHFYDLSRKSLLALQSADELEDLYQVAIREVQSLTGFDRVLLYQFDDEWNGDVVAETRNKGVDSYLGLHFPHTDIPRQARALYTVNWLRYIPDATYQAVPIIAHKDNDFTLDLTHSTLRSVSPIHLEYLANMGVKATLTISLIKDNKLWGLIACHHSDTINLSYQTRIASEYIGQILSLQLALKQKSENQIMTLTLRRIHTLLIENITRKQDYQDSFIQLPEETLALTNATGVAICHEKHITLLGITPAYQEVTLLRNWVASQTNEQENMYYTARLARYYPPANKYTKKAAGLLAILIARPQQSYILWFRREVIQEVHWGGKPDKFYQKEENGTIRLHPRKSFDLWKETVKGASAKWNEEHVMMAQELGNAIKDIFAFKAAEYHRRNKTLSKLNNELKSEIKRRQEVQSALERSNAELERFAYVASHDLQEPLRAVSNFSMLLKKRYADKIDERADKYIRFIVDGTSRMQTLIDDILAYSRLERKGNHFVEIDTHKMIQEVKSNLSTAIQETDAKIKHQNLPTVVGDQSQLRQLFQNLIGNALKYRHHDVSPEIYVGYEEQEECWLFSVADNGIGIEKEFFDRIFVIFQRLHSAREYTGTGIGLAICQRISEMHQGKIWVESEFGEGSTFYFTISKHLKLSE; encoded by the coding sequence ATGCGCTCACAAGAAATCCCCTCTGTACCTGAAGTAACGCTGATTAATTGTGATGAAGAGCCGGTTCATACCCCCGGTAGCATTCAGCCACACGGAGCACTACTGGTATTAGATCAAGAAAGCTTCCGAATCCTTCAAGCAAGCGAAAACACTTTTTCTGTGCTAGGCCGAGAGCCGGAAGATTTGCTCAACCAGCCCCTAAAGGCGCTTCTGAAGGAGGAGCACATGCAGCTACTACGAGCTGAGTTGCCGCTACATGAAAATACCCCCAAGAACGCTTTTCTAAAAAATATAAACCCACTACGCTTAAGCATTGAAGTAGAAGGTGAGAATACTGACTTCAATGGAATTATGCATTTTTCTGATAATTGGCTAATTCTGGAGTTAGAGCCCTTACTGAAAGACAGTGATGTTGCCTTCACTCATTTTTACGACTTATCCCGTAAATCTTTACTAGCACTACAGAGTGCCGACGAGTTAGAAGACCTCTACCAAGTAGCCATACGGGAAGTACAATCACTCACAGGTTTTGATCGGGTATTGCTTTACCAATTTGACGATGAGTGGAACGGCGACGTAGTGGCGGAGACGCGTAACAAAGGAGTTGATAGCTACCTAGGACTGCATTTCCCACACACTGATATTCCCCGTCAGGCTCGGGCACTGTATACCGTTAACTGGTTACGCTACATTCCGGATGCTACTTACCAAGCGGTGCCTATCATTGCTCATAAAGATAATGACTTCACCTTAGATTTAACCCACAGCACCTTACGCAGTGTATCCCCCATTCATTTAGAGTACTTGGCTAACATGGGGGTGAAAGCTACGCTCACAATCTCGCTAATTAAAGACAATAAATTATGGGGGCTGATTGCCTGTCATCATAGCGACACAATTAATCTGTCGTATCAAACCCGCATTGCCAGCGAATACATTGGGCAGATTTTATCGCTTCAGCTTGCCCTAAAGCAGAAGAGTGAGAATCAAATAATGACCCTTACTCTGAGGCGCATTCATACCTTGCTTATTGAAAACATTACCCGTAAGCAGGACTATCAAGATAGTTTTATCCAGCTACCCGAAGAAACCCTCGCCCTAACGAATGCTACCGGAGTGGCCATTTGTCACGAAAAACACATCACCTTATTAGGAATTACTCCTGCTTACCAGGAGGTGACTTTACTGCGTAATTGGGTAGCTAGCCAAACCAACGAGCAAGAGAATATGTATTACACCGCTCGTTTAGCCAGATACTATCCTCCGGCGAATAAATATACTAAAAAAGCAGCAGGGCTACTGGCGATACTCATTGCCAGACCTCAACAAAGCTATATTTTGTGGTTTCGTCGGGAGGTGATTCAGGAAGTGCATTGGGGCGGTAAACCGGATAAATTCTATCAGAAAGAAGAGAATGGTACCATCCGACTACACCCTCGCAAATCGTTCGACCTTTGGAAAGAAACAGTAAAGGGAGCATCAGCCAAATGGAACGAAGAGCACGTAATGATGGCTCAAGAATTGGGAAACGCCATTAAAGATATTTTTGCCTTCAAAGCAGCCGAATACCACCGAAGAAATAAAACCTTATCGAAGCTTAACAATGAGCTAAAATCAGAGATCAAACGCCGACAGGAAGTACAATCGGCTTTAGAACGTTCTAATGCTGAGTTGGAGCGATTTGCCTACGTAGCTTCGCACGACCTTCAGGAGCCGCTGCGGGCGGTAAGTAACTTTAGCATGTTGCTCAAAAAACGCTACGCAGATAAGATAGACGAGCGGGCTGATAAGTACATCCGCTTTATTGTGGATGGTACCAGCCGAATGCAGACGCTGATTGATGATATTTTGGCATACTCACGGCTAGAGAGAAAAGGCAATCATTTTGTAGAGATAGATACTCATAAAATGATTCAAGAAGTAAAGTCTAACCTGAGTACCGCTATTCAGGAAACTGATGCTAAGATCAAACACCAGAACCTACCTACGGTGGTGGGAGATCAATCGCAGTTACGTCAGCTTTTTCAGAACCTCATTGGCAACGCCTTAAAATATCGGCATCACGATGTATCGCCTGAAATCTACGTTGGCTACGAAGAGCAGGAAGAGTGCTGGCTATTTTCGGTGGCTGACAATGGAATAGGTATAGAAAAGGAATTTTTTGACCGGATATTCGTCATTTTTCAGCGCCTTCACTCCGCTCGTGAATACACCGGTACTGGAATAGGACTAGCTATTTGCCAGCGTATTTCAGAAATGCACCAGGGAAAAATATGGGTTGAATCTGAATTTGGCGAAGGTAGTACCTTTTATTTCACCATTAGTAAACATTTAAAACTATCTGAATAA
- a CDS encoding response regulator → MAIEVLLVEDSEADAALVEESLEDSKLKVNLHIVQDGVEAVNFLNKQGDYQDVDTPDIIILDLNLPRKDGREVLEEIKGDEHLKRIPVVVLTTSSAEEDIYRSYKLHANCYITKPLDFDQFSRIVASIEDFWFTIVKLPPRGE, encoded by the coding sequence ATGGCTATTGAAGTATTACTTGTAGAAGACAGCGAAGCTGATGCTGCCCTGGTAGAAGAATCCTTGGAAGATAGCAAGTTAAAGGTTAACTTACATATTGTGCAAGATGGTGTAGAAGCCGTAAACTTCCTAAATAAGCAGGGCGATTATCAAGATGTAGATACTCCCGACATCATTATACTAGACCTGAACTTACCAAGAAAAGACGGTCGGGAAGTACTGGAAGAAATTAAAGGAGACGAGCATCTCAAACGAATTCCGGTAGTAGTATTAACCACCTCCTCGGCCGAAGAAGACATCTACCGTTCTTATAAGTTGCACGCTAACTGCTACATCACGAAGCCGCTGGATTTTGACCAATTTTCCAGAATTGTGGCTTCTATTGAAGATTTTTGGTTTACTATTGTTAAACTCCCCCCTCGGGGTGAGTAA
- a CDS encoding sensor histidine kinase: MKEVNILLVEDNLTDQEIVKEMLESTQLIHYNLEICDRISQAIVCIARVKPDVILLDLSLPDSIGLQTLQRIQEHDLSIPIVILTGLDDPDVGLEAINKGAEDYLSKQEIHIDHLLAKTISFAIERHKLKRELFTAMNHLQQYNEKLKDYSYVIAHDLKSPLNNLRSLVDFYQQSADASIRRKVMGKIGVSVNRLDDMIRSFSNVFLAEKDLSKEPEIINIHRAISEVEEQLAELIRGTNTRIFTDFSKAETVSFVPVLFNSVLQNLVTNSIKYRDEHREPRISISTEDTDSYVIMHYEDNGIGIDLEQHQQRLFKLFNRFDTEKAKGTGVGLYMIKSILDASEGRIDIDSTVGEGTHFKLFLKKEKELVL; the protein is encoded by the coding sequence ATGAAAGAAGTTAATATCCTACTCGTTGAAGACAACCTCACTGACCAAGAAATAGTAAAAGAAATGCTGGAAAGCACCCAGCTCATTCATTATAACTTGGAAATATGTGATCGAATTAGCCAAGCTATTGTGTGTATCGCTCGCGTAAAACCCGACGTTATCTTGCTAGACTTATCATTGCCGGATAGTATCGGACTGCAAACGCTACAAAGAATTCAGGAGCACGACTTATCCATCCCCATTGTTATTCTAACCGGATTGGACGACCCTGATGTGGGTCTAGAAGCTATCAATAAGGGCGCAGAGGATTATCTGTCTAAGCAAGAAATTCATATTGACCACCTACTGGCCAAAACTATCTCGTTTGCCATTGAGCGCCATAAGCTGAAGCGCGAACTCTTTACGGCGATGAACCACCTCCAGCAATACAATGAAAAACTTAAAGACTATTCTTACGTAATTGCCCACGACCTGAAGTCTCCTTTAAACAATCTGCGTTCATTGGTCGATTTTTACCAGCAATCTGCTGATGCTTCTATTCGCAGGAAGGTGATGGGAAAAATAGGGGTTAGTGTAAATCGTTTGGATGATATGATCCGCAGCTTTTCTAATGTGTTTTTAGCTGAAAAAGACTTATCGAAAGAGCCAGAAATAATTAATATTCATCGCGCTATCAGCGAAGTAGAAGAGCAGTTAGCGGAACTGATTCGGGGCACGAATACCCGTATTTTTACCGATTTTAGTAAGGCAGAAACAGTCTCTTTTGTGCCGGTGCTCTTTAATAGTGTTCTGCAAAACTTGGTGACCAATTCTATTAAGTACCGGGACGAACATCGGGAGCCCCGCATTAGCATATCTACCGAAGATACTGATAGCTACGTTATTATGCATTACGAGGACAACGGCATTGGAATTGACCTAGAGCAACATCAGCAGCGGCTCTTTAAGCTATTCAATCGCTTTGATACCGAAAAAGCCAAAGGAACCGGGGTGGGATTGTATATGATAAAAAGCATTCTGGATGCCAGCGAAGGACGTATTGACATTGATAGCACCGTTGGCGAGGGCACCCACTTTAAACTCTTCCTAAAGAAAGAGAAAGAGCTGGTTTTGTAG
- a CDS encoding polyprenyl synthetase family protein, with protein MNSIQEIQAPIRQEMADFEIKFRDSMKSKVMLLDKIMNFIVKRKGKQVRPMFVFLTAGTVGTITEATYRGAALIELLHTATLVHDDVVDASNYRRGFFSINALWKNKIAVLVGDYLLSKGMLLSVDNEDFSLLKIVSTAVREIIEGELLQAEKARRLDITEEVYYEVIRQKTASLINSCCGVGASSAGADAETVEKMRLFGDKVGIAFQIKDDLFDYGDAEIGKPVGIDIKEKKMTLPLIYALNQATWRDKRRIIYIIKNQSEKSNKVREVIEFVKQSGGIDYATQAMHRFHQEANQILCTFPDSAYKQSLSRLVSFTIEREK; from the coding sequence ATGAATAGTATTCAGGAAATTCAGGCACCCATCCGGCAGGAAATGGCGGACTTTGAGATAAAGTTTCGCGACTCAATGAAGAGTAAGGTGATGCTGCTCGATAAAATCATGAATTTTATCGTAAAGCGAAAGGGGAAGCAGGTACGCCCCATGTTTGTATTTCTGACGGCGGGCACAGTAGGTACCATCACCGAAGCTACTTACCGAGGGGCAGCCCTTATTGAGCTGCTGCATACTGCTACCCTAGTCCACGACGATGTAGTGGATGCTTCTAACTACCGCCGGGGTTTTTTTTCAATCAATGCACTATGGAAGAATAAGATTGCCGTGCTGGTAGGCGATTACTTACTGTCTAAGGGAATGCTGCTGTCAGTAGATAACGAAGACTTTTCCTTACTAAAAATTGTGTCTACGGCAGTGCGCGAAATAATTGAGGGAGAATTACTACAGGCCGAGAAAGCACGTCGCCTAGATATTACTGAAGAAGTGTACTACGAAGTAATCCGACAAAAAACGGCTTCGCTTATTAATTCTTGCTGCGGAGTAGGGGCATCTTCAGCCGGAGCTGATGCTGAAACTGTAGAGAAGATGCGCCTCTTTGGCGATAAGGTAGGTATTGCTTTTCAGATTAAAGACGATTTATTTGACTACGGCGATGCCGAAATTGGCAAACCAGTTGGTATCGATATTAAAGAAAAGAAGATGACCTTACCGCTTATTTACGCCCTTAACCAAGCAACGTGGCGGGATAAGCGGCGGATTATTTACATTATTAAAAACCAAAGTGAGAAATCGAACAAGGTTCGCGAGGTGATTGAGTTTGTAAAGCAGTCTGGTGGCATCGACTACGCCACCCAGGCCATGCACCGCTTTCACCAAGAAGCCAACCAGATTCTGTGTACCTTTCCTGACTCAGCGTACAAACAATCATTGAGCCGATTGGTCAGCTTTACCATTGAACGGGAGAAGTAG
- a CDS encoding DUF6503 family protein — MQYLSVFLSCTFMVFGFACQSDPDPKKIIAEAIAAHGGDGYDGKHISFSFRDRHYDVRLHGGQFTYERAWEDSLGSIHDVLDNQGFTRKIDGEEVVLSAKDEQRYADALNSVVYFALLPQPLTDPAVNATYLGADTVKSKPYHKVQVTFDQQGGGTDFDDVFVYWFHQNERTMDYLAYSFHVNGGGTRFREAYNGREINGIRFADYINYTDTLHQFSLEEYDTQFTNDQVQELSRIDLENVAVIDELKN, encoded by the coding sequence ATGCAATATCTCTCTGTTTTTCTGTCCTGTACTTTTATGGTGTTCGGCTTTGCCTGTCAGTCTGATCCTGATCCTAAGAAAATTATTGCTGAAGCCATTGCCGCGCACGGCGGAGACGGTTACGATGGTAAGCATATTTCTTTTTCGTTTCGTGATCGCCACTACGATGTGCGCCTACACGGTGGCCAGTTTACTTACGAACGAGCATGGGAAGATTCGCTGGGTAGTATTCACGATGTTCTAGATAACCAGGGTTTCACCCGGAAAATAGACGGCGAAGAGGTTGTATTGTCGGCAAAAGATGAGCAGCGTTACGCTGACGCACTGAACTCGGTAGTTTATTTTGCCTTGCTGCCCCAGCCCCTTACTGACCCAGCGGTAAATGCCACGTATTTGGGAGCTGATACGGTTAAATCGAAACCTTATCATAAAGTGCAGGTAACGTTCGACCAACAGGGAGGAGGAACAGACTTTGATGATGTATTCGTTTACTGGTTTCACCAAAATGAACGTACGATGGATTACCTAGCCTACTCATTTCATGTGAACGGTGGAGGCACTCGCTTTCGGGAGGCGTATAACGGGCGAGAGATAAACGGCATTCGCTTCGCTGATTACATCAATTACACGGATACCCTGCATCAGTTTTCCTTAGAAGAATACGATACTCAGTTTACTAACGATCAGGTGCAGGAGTTATCGCGCATTGACTTAGAGAACGTAGCAGTAATTGATGAACTGAAGAACTGA